The Peromyscus leucopus breed LL Stock chromosome 10, UCI_PerLeu_2.1, whole genome shotgun sequence genome segment tcacattctcAGTGGCTCACCCACACCCCCGTCAGTAGGGTCACccctactgtgctgcccaggtgaggtgcagggcccgttttcccaagtgctgcagctgggaaTGGGGAGGGTCAGCTTCCTGGGAGGGGGAAGGCAGCCCCCTTTCCCTCGCCCCCACCACCACAGGGGAGATGAGGGGGTGTGGCCAGCTATCCAACTCTCACACCCTCAAGGCCAGTTCATCCCCGGCTCTGTCAACAGGGTCAgttccactgtgctgcccaggtgaggagcAGAGTCCACTCTCAGGGAAGGTTCTTTTACTCCTAGTTTTTACAAGAATTTTTcaatcattttcattgttttttatatcAAATGAGTATATTATATTATTGTTTGATTTGTCACTATGGTAAAAAATATAGCTATATATTTTCTATGTTGTACCACCTTGTATTTCTTAGTTAAACCCAGATTCCTCTATAAcggtggttcttaacctgtgggtcgtgacccccacGTGGGCCACATACTggatattctatatatatatgatacttaCATTATAACTCATAAGAGTGACAAAAaggacagttatgaagtaacaatgaaaatagttttatgctTGGGGGGCaccacaagatgaggaactgtattactgGGTCACAGTGTtacgaaggttgagaaccactgctctatctGGTCTTTTTAAAACACTGGAAGATAGATGCTGCTGTTATTTTGTGTAGGATTTCTGCCTCTAAGTTTGCGAATATGGTTCACTGATGAGTTTTTCTGTCTCATGACTAATTaggattcagattttttttacatcCAACGCTCCAGATACCATTTTCTATGTTTATATTTGCTGGAATATTTTTTGCTAAGATTAGAATGatctgttctttgaaaatttagaaCTTGTTACTAAAACCCTCTGGGTCTGATATTTTTCTCTTGGGCAGAATTTAAATTACTAATTTGATTACATATTACACTGCTGAGATTTCAGTTATGAAATTTTTCCTCAATAATTCATTTACTTCAAGTAAATTCTCTGATATATTACTCCTTGTgatatctacttatttatttcgGGTAAATTTTACAGGAAAGCAGGGAGAGATCGGaagaatgaaaaggaataaaGAGTCAACTCAGGAGAAAACACACAGGGAAAAGGCATCTCTCCTGGTTGGTGTTTttggtcaatttgacacaagctgtgTCATTGGGGAAGacggaacctcaactgagaaaatgccttcatcagatcGACCTGTAGCaagcctgtagggaattttcttgattaatgtttaatgtgggaggacccagcccactgtggggagTGCCActtctgggcaggtggccctgtggtctataagaaagcaagttgagcacaccatggggagcaagccagtaagcagcattcttcagCGGCCTCAGCTTTctatcctgcctccaggtccctgctttgagttcctggcctCAGTTCCCTTGATGCTGGAGTGTGAGCTGTAAGGTAAAATAGACcctcttctccccaagttgctcctGATCACAGTGTTCATTATAGCAACCGGAAGTGAACTAGAAGCATCCCTGTGACCAGTGTCAAAATTAAGATGACATTCTTCACCACATCATCCACCCTTTCCCTAGTAACCCTTATCCTAAGATCTAGCACAAAAGACCAGGTGTGTCTCAATTTGAACTTTATATAGATATCACCATGAAATATCCTTTTGTGTTGATTTTCCCCTCTCTGTGTTATCTTAGTGAGACCCATTCTTGTTGAGTACTGCAGTGATCATCACTAGTTAGTACTGCACCATAGCCATACACCACAGTTTACTTATCCTTTCTACTAGTGATGGGTGTTTGAGTACCTCTAATTTAAATATCAAGGTGATTAATCTCCTGTCAATCGTGATTCAATTCAGAATCacctacaaaattaaaaaaggcCTCTGGGTATGCCTATGAGGGTGTTTGCAGAGAGGACTGTCCGAAGGGGCCAGAGTCACCCTGggtgtgggtggtaccattctgtaggctgggAAAACGGCTAGGAAGGGAGAAAGCCAACAGACCATCAGtgccctttctctgcttctgggCCCATCTTGGTGTGAACTGCCCTGTTGCTGACCCCTCTCATGACGAAATGACACCCCTGAAAACGGGATCCACGTgaactcttcctgcctcaagctGCTTGAGTTGTATATTTTGTCACAGCGGTGCAACAGGAACTAAAGTATGTCTGAGGTTGACAGTGCTTCTGGAACAGTCTCCTGGGTGTCTCTGTCCACCACTTACTGAGCCACAGGTAGGACATGTTACGCTTGGCATTATCAATCTTTTGAATGACAGGCGCTTGTCAGGTGCGTGTAGGTATCTGTTTGCTTTTACTGCTCAGCCATCGAGATTGGCACATGACCACGTGCTCACTGGCCTTGTGAATTTCCAGTTTTGAGAACAGCCTCTCTCTGCTGGGTtacctcttttgttttttcttttgttggtttttatggAGTTTGTCAGTACATTTTGCAAAATTTCTTTTCCCTCTGGTgatttgtcctctctctctccctctccctctccctctccctctccctccttctcctccctgtcccccccTCTCATTCCCCGATGGACAGAGGGTTGTAATTTTAATGGTCCTATTTTTAATTAGCACATTGTTTTCCTTGGCTAAGTAATTTCTCAATAGGACCAAGTCATGAAGATTCTAATGGCAGATGCTaggagttttattattttataagtatatttAGATCTAACATCGACCTCAAAATTGTTATGTATGATCTGAGATAAGGGATGGTGCAATGGTTTAGATATGGTTTGCCTTCAACAAAACACATGTTGAAATCAAATCCCTAAAGTATCGATGTTGGGAAGTGCTGACACCTTTAAGGGACATGAATGTTTTCTTGGAGAAGTGGGGTTTCCTTCTGGTGGGATGGGATTGGCTACTGTGCAAATCGGTCTTGTGTGGCCTTTCTTCCACAGTCCCCCTGTCATTGTGCAATGAGGTCCCCGCCAGAAGCCAAGCTAGTGTTCCTGCTCATATTCCTAAATGTCTGttagttttccattgctgtgataaagcaccacgGCTGaggcaacttagaggaggaagggTATGCTTTGGGTACACAGTTCCAGGGagataagagtccatcaccatccCAGTGGGGAGGGGCAGCGGCAAGCCAGCGTCGCAGATGGAGCGGGAAGTTGAGACCCGAAGGTTCACATTTCAAACcacaaacagaaatcaaagaGCAAGCTCGAAATGGTGCAAGTCTTTAAGCTCTCAAATCCCACCCCAAGtggcatgcttcctccaacaaggctttACATCCTGAATCTCCTCAAACAAGGTCACCGAGGACCAAGAAcatgggggacatctcattcaaagcACTACATTTCACGCTCATAGTCATGTgatcatatcataatgcaaaacttCCAAAGTCCCCATAGACTTAGACAATCTCAGCACTCTTTGAaagcccaaagtctcttctgagactcaaagtgATTTCTTCACTGTACCTCCTGTCAAGTCAAAAGGCAAGCCACAAACTTCCAACATACaagattgtagtgggtagccattccagctttgatcttgaagttccaaccctcattgaggcttcagtaactgtcacgcctacaaggcagggccgagagaggaccctgaagacccaagatccagatgtgccggctctcttggttcctggaccctggacgctggaggtagaccgaacagagttctccagagaacactgccggactgcgctacacctttcccagaccctgttacctatcccttcatttgtgagttaccccacaaaataaacctcccttttaactacatggagttgcctcaataatttcaccaatatctggcacccaacatgggccGATTTGTTCATGATGTCCAGGTCTGGAGGGTTGAACCCCAGCGCAGTGGCAGGCAGATTGACCCAGAGCAGCTGGACAGGAATCAAAGCCTCAGGGACCCCAAGGGCCGCCATCAGGAAAATACAGACCACTTCCCCCACATTGGACTAGATGAGGTATCGGATGAACTACTTCATGTTGTTGTAGATGGCTTGACCCTCCTCAACAGCAGCCACGATAGTGGAGAAATTGTCATCTGCCAGGACCATCTCAGAGGCAGTCTTGGCCACTGCAGCACCTGAACCCATAGCGATGCCAATTTCAGATTTCTTCAGAGCAGGGGCATCATTCACACCATCACCAGTCATAGCTGTGATCTCATCAAAGGACTGGAGGAACTCAACGATCTTAGACTTGTGGGAAGGTTCAACTCGAGCAAAACAGCGGGCATTCAAGCAGGCATCTCTCTGGGCTGAGGGGCTGAGCTCATCGAACTCCCGTCCTGTAAAAGCCTTTGATGTCACATCCTCATCCTGCCCAAAGATGCCAATGTGGTGAGAGATGGCCACAACAGTTCCCTTGTTGTCCCCAGTGATCATGATGACATGGATGCCTGCTTGccagcacagcttcacagaagagGCCACTTCAATCCTGGGAGGGTCCAGCATGCCCACACAGCCAGCGAAAGTCAGATTGGTCTCATACTTGATGAAGTTGGCCGAATCTTCTAGgtgcatctcctctctcctcgGCGGGTTGTCGTGAGTGGCCAGAGCCAGGCACCATAGCATGTCACTCCCACTGCCCCACTCCCGAATGACAGACATAATCTTCTGTTTGACACCAGGAGTCATGGGGACCTTGGCACTTCCCACTCGGATGTGGGTACACCTGTCGATGACACCTTCAGGAGCATCCTTCACAAACATTTTGCTCATGGATGTCCGGCTTGGTTTGTTTGGTGTACAATAGACAGACTTTGATTTTCTGTCACGTGAAAACTCAAGAGTAAATTCCTTCTTCATCGGCTGTTTTATGACTGAGTTGCAGGCATTTGCACGTTCTATTTTAGACAGTCCCTTCAGTTCGGTATCAAATACATTCATCTTCTCATTAAGGAAACAGGTATCACCTTCGACTTTgtccagtctcttctgagactcaaagcgATCTCTTCACTGAGCCTCCTGTAAAGTCAAAAGGCAAGCCACCAACTTCCAACATACAAGATCACAGAATATGGACGACTATCACTGTGATTTCTTTTCTACGAGCCAAATAGAGGCCTTTGAAAGTAGGGATCAAAGAGGAGTTTGAGTTTGGGCTGTTTGGGCATGGTGACTTGATTTTCCAAAATGAGTTTTTACTTCCCGGACAAAGTTTAAAGttgaagaattaaaattaaaacaagaacatTTGAGCCAggtaatggtggcacaggcccttaattgcagcacttgggaggcagagacaaacaggtctctgagtttgaagccagcctggtccacaaagcaagttccaggacagccagggctacacagagaaaccctgtataaaccaaacaaacaaacaaacaagactatCTGAGCTGGTCGGACTGATAAGGCAACAAGCCCTTCTGAGTTCTTGGAATTACTAGGTTGAAGGTCTGTAGTGTGGCAGCACCGGTTGAATAGACACAAAAACACACCTAATATGTCCAGTACAAACACTCTTCTAAGAGGAAGAACACCTGACTTTCCAATACATGAAGCAGGGGAAACAGGACCAGAGGAAGAAAtcaggagggaatgggggagagaggaaaaacgGATAAGAGGACAAAATGACACAAGCATGTGCATTGTCAGAATAAATGAGCAGCTGGACTGGAGTGACAAGATGCTTACGGGAACTTTTTAAATGCAGCACAAAGACTTTTGACTTTATAAAGAAAGAGACAACTTATAGGGGGGCACAACGGAAactccaggacacagagacagcCAGCATCTGGACCACATACACAGCAGACAGTCTCTAAACAGCAGAAAGCTGACGCTGCATCCAAATGCCGAGTTAGCCTGCCTCGAGAGAAAGCGCTGTTCTTCACAAGGATATAACATCGTTAAACTTTAAGTGCCTAAAACCGCACAAAGCAGAGATGGCCAAGAAACCAGACACACTGCACAAAAGGCATTATCACCACGAGGGGTTTAAACCACATTTTCATTAATACACAGATCAAACCAGCCAAAAGGCAGTGGGGATAGGGCAGATTTGAGCGACAAAATTAACAGTCGGGAGCTAATGAGCACTTACCGAATGTTGCACCCACTTAGATGAGACATTCTTCTTAAGCATTGCTGACTTCAGTGAATTTCAAATGGTGGACAGTGACCACAATTCAATTAAGTAAGAAACTgatgacagaaagaaaatgagaaaagcgCTATATGTTTGGAAATAAAGCCTCACCCTCTCTGAAGAAGTCACGAACAAAAGGAGAAGTCATAATGGATGCACAAAGATACAGAACTGAGGGGTGATGAGAACACTACTGATCATAGTTAGTGGACAGCAGCGAAAATGCTATAAAGTGGAAGGTCAGCCTCAAGTGCCGACTCAGTGAAGTTGAGAGTGCTCATACCCCCAAAGACGGCTATTCTCTCTCCAGGCCGGAAATGCTCTCTAAGATCTCAGAGGCGGGGCCTAGGGAATGTCTCATTGGTTAgaagcatgtgctgctcttgcagaggaccggagttcaattccctgtaATCCATGCTCGACagttcacaaccgcctgtaactccagctccaggagctcgccctcttctggcctccacagacattgCACTCATGTGTCCAtatacacatagagacacacataaatatgcacaattaaaaataaaaataaatctcttttttaaagatctcAGAGGCAAGATCTCATCAGAGAATGTGGGGGAGGTAAATGATGATAGAATATTTAACAACATGCATAGCATAACTTATTAATATGTAAATCAAAACCGAAGTTCCCTCTCATTGTCTAGTTAAAAATAAACTGCACTGGTGCTTACCAGTGCAATGTGAACAACAGAGCAAACTTCTCTTTAACTCACTCCCAtaattgctaatttaaaaatattgattgcCATGAGATTCATATAACGTGCAAATTCCTGTCTGCTGCAGTTTGATTTTGAACCCCAGAAGCCTGTGCACTGAAGGCTTGGTCTCCAGAGTAGAGCTTCTGGGGAGCAGTGGAAGCCTTAAGATGTGGGGTCTGGGTGATTTCTTTGGTTATTAAAGGTGGTCCCTTGAAGGAGACTGTGGAACCCAGctggctctttctctctttctctttcacactctccctctccctctccctctcttgctctctccctccccattatCTTTCTcaccacctcctctctcttcctgaccATGACAGGAGTACTTTTCTTTCAAGCACCCATCGGGATGTGCTGCCTTCACTCTTACCTGAAACACTGAGGCCCGTTACTTGTGGAACACACCCCCCTAACAGTTTGCAACATACCCTCTTCTTGGATTAAATGTCAAGGCACTTCATCGCAGTGGTTGGAGTTGACTGAAACTATTTCGGCCATGTGTGAGCTTATTGTAGTACAGTGATGTGAGTGTTTGTACTATTGTGTACCAGCCACCCCATCCAGCGCCAGCGTTCTCCATTGCCAGGCAGAC includes the following:
- the LOC114694084 gene encoding LOW QUALITY PROTEIN: sarcoplasmic/endoplasmic reticulum calcium ATPase 2-like (The sequence of the model RefSeq protein was modified relative to this genomic sequence to represent the inferred CDS: substituted 2 bases at 2 genomic stop codons), with translation MEDEDMIDRRRKRLDKVEGDTCFLNEKMNVFDTELKGLSKIERANACNSVIKQPMKKEFTLEFSRDRKSKSVYCTPNKPSRTSMSKMFVKDAPEGVIDRCTHIRVGSAKVPMTPGVKQKIMSVIREWGSGSDMLWCLALATHDNPPRREEMHLEDSANFIKYETNLTFAGCVGMLDPPRIEVASSVKLCWQAGIHVIMITGDNKGTVVAISHHIGIFGQDEDVTSKAFTGREFDELSPSAQRDACLNARCFARVEPSHKSKIVEFLQSFDEITAMTGDGVNDAPALKKSEIGIAMGSGAAVAKTASEMVLADDNFSTIVAAVEEGQAIYNNMKXFIRYLIXSNVGEVVCIFLMAALGVPEALIPVQLLWVNLPATALGFNPPDLDIMNKSAHVGCQILINANLAGPIQCRAAAALHDPFMLSKQAVGDSHTLPSAASSTRYILAPPPRFLCADLKEILHGRFGLTDAGNPTRHRCLEWPRQRAQILPAVLPDVCCLLPTPPCAAAALPGVLEYFIFSPQPQEQRNKSPSPAPAHGVVSGPGR